The Ancylothrix sp. D3o genome segment GCATTTCGGCTTAAGAGCCCTACGGCCTCAAGCCAAAAACACCACCCAAACAGACAATGCAGCACTGCCGGTTAGCCCAGCCCCAACCAGAGCCGGCATCAGCATCAGCCAAAAAGTCAGTAAACGAGCAGTAATCCGCAACCGAATCAAAAGGCAAATACGAGCAGCCCTCCGGCAACTCTTCCCCCTTCTCTCCCCCGGTTGGGATATCGTAATCGTCGTCTATCCCCCAGCAATTGAGTGCAATTACAGACAAATTCT includes the following:
- the rnpA gene encoding ribonuclease P protein component; the encoded protein is MLPKQNRLRHRQDFNAVYKSGKRRNSRHFGLRALRPQAKNTTQTDNAALPVSPAPTRAGISISQKVSKRAVIRNRIKRQIRAALRQLFPLLSPGWDIVIVVYPPAIECNYRQILQELEQLLAQAEVINGHKRGSLL